CGGCTGAACAGGTAGCCCTGGACCTCGTCGCAGCCCAGCAGCGCCAGGACCCGCTGCTGGTCGGCGGTCTCGATGCCCTCGGCGGTGGTGCGCATGCCGAGCACCCGGGCGATGTCGATGACGGCGCGGACGATCGCGGCGTTCTGCGCAGCCGTGCCGAGCCCGGTGACGAAGCTGCGGTCGACCTTGATGCGGTCGAAGGGGAAGCTCCGCAGGTAGTTGAGCGAGGAATAACCGGTGCCGAAATCGTCCATCGCCACGTGCAGGCCCAGCGCCTTGAGCTCGCGCAGGATGGCGAGCGTCGCCTCGCCGCTGTCGAGCAGCATCTGCTCGGTGATCTCGAGTTCGAGGCGGTGGGCCGGCAGGCCGGTCCGCTCCAGCACCCCGCGCACCATCCCGACGAGGTCCGGCCCCGAGAACTGCACCGGCGACAGGTTGACGGCGATCTTCAGCCGCTCGGGCCAGGTCGCGGCCTGGCGGCAGGCCTCCTCCAGGGACCACTCGCCGAGCGCGTGGATCAGGCCGCATTCCTCGGCGATCGCGATGAACAGCGAGGGCGGCACGTTGCCCCGCTCCGGATGGCGCCAGCGCGCCAGCGCCTCGAACCCGGCGATCTCGCCGCTCTTGAGGGTGACGGAGGGCTGGTAGTGCAGCTCCAGCTCCCCCCGCTCGATCGCCCGGCGCAGGTCGGCCTCGATCTGGCGCCGTTCCTCCAGCCCCTCGCTCATCTGCCGGTCGTAGAACCGGAAGGTGCCGCGCTTGCCCCCCTTCACGGCGTAGAGCGCGAGGTCGGCGGCGATCAGGAGGTCGTCGGCGGATCCGCCATCCGCGGGCCCGACCGCGATGCCGATGCTGACGCTGGAGCGGATCTGGTGACTGCCGATCTCGAAGGGCGGCAGCACCGCCGCAGCGATGCGCCGCGCCAGAGCCTCGATCGCGTCCCGGCCGCCGGCGCGGGGCACCAGCAGGGCGAACTCGTCGCCGCCGAGGCGGGCGAGAAGCTGGCCGGGGGCGAGCACGGCGGCGAGCCGGTCGCCCACCGCCTGGAGCAGGTGATCGCCGACCTTGTGGCCGAGGGTGTCGTTGACGATCTTGAAGCGGTCGAGGTCGAGGAACATCACCGCGAAGGTCGCCTCCGGCGTCGCCCGCGCCGTCTCCGCCATCGCCTCGAGGGAGGCGCGGAACACCCGGCGGTTCGGCAGGTCGGTCAGGGGATCGAGGGAGGCGAGCCGCACCACCCGGGCCTCGGCCTCGGAGCGCTTGGCCTCGATGCGCAGGAGCTTCTCGACCGCGATCCCGACGAGCAGCGTCAGAATGGCCGCCGTCAGGGCGTCCATCCGCAGGGTGGCGCGGGAATCCTTGTAGATCTCGCTCTCCGGCACGCTGACGCTCACCCAGAGGGGATGCTCGCGCACCTTGCGGATCGTCACCAGCCGGCTCTCGGCACCGTCCGGCATGGTGAGGGTGAAGGTGCCGGACCGGCCGGAGCGGATCTTGCGGTAGGTCTCGGTCCGCGTCAGGTCGGCGCCGACCCCGAAGCCGCCGCCGACGCCGCCGCTGGAGCGCACCACCCCGTCGCTGCCGATGAGCGAGATCGAGGCCGGGGTGCCGAGGTCGATCTTGTCGTAGAACCGGGTCAGGTGGCTCGGGTTGAGCGAGGCCACCACCACGCCGCCGAACTCCCCGTCCGGCCCGCGGAAGCGGCGGCTGATCTGCACCGAGACCCGGCCGCTCGCCCGCCCGATCACCGGGCGGCTGATGTAGAGCACGTCGTCGGAGGTCTCGACGTGGATGCGGAAATGCTCGCGGTCGCTGAGATCGGTCGCCGGCGGCGGCTGCGGCCCGGCATTGGACGCCCGCATCACCCCGTCCGGCCCGATGATCGCCACCTGCACGATGATCTCGCTCAGGAGATCGGTCGTGTTGACGATCGTCGCATAATCCTCCTTGCCGGCGCGGTTCTCGATGCTGCGGCGCATGTAGAGCAGCGACTTGTCGATCTCGCCGATCGAGCGCAGCACGTTCTCCTCGAACACCATCGCGAAATTGTGCGTGGTGCGCTCGGAATCCTGCAGCGCGCCCCTGACGTCGTTCTCGTGCTTGGCCGCCACGCCGATCCACAGCACCACCACCACGATCAGGCCGATGATCACCGGCCCGCGGCGCTCCGCCAGGAATCTGGGAAATTGCTTGAGGTGCAGGGCCATCCCGGCTCGTCCAGCGGCTTCGGTCCCTGGCACTATGCAACCCGAAAGTTATCGGTATCTAAATCACGGGCTGCCATTCCGACTCTTTTGCGCGCCGCCGCAATGGTATAGCTTCAATGGAAAGCGCATCGACTACCGGATTGCTTGTCAGATCGTCTCGTTTTCCTGCCGTATAATCCGAATGACAGCATGGCCTATGAGCGTGACGGATGCACGGCCTGCATGTCGAAATGTCCGGAGATCGAGATCGGTGGAAGACGACCCACGAAATCACAACCGGAGGTGGTTTAAGTTGCAGTTTTTCCGTCGGCGTTGCAGGTCGAGTCGTGGCGGTTCCAGCGCGACCATACCTAAACGTCACTCGGTTAACGTAGTCAATCGTGCTCAATTCGATCATCGGGGCCGCCGGGGCGTCCTGCTGATCCGCGACGCCGCCGCTTTCCGTCCCGGTTCCGTCTTCGCGGACGCCGCCGCGAGATGAGGCAACGTATTCGATGAACTTCAGAACGACATGTCAGTGAAACCGGCGTCGCGAGGCGATCTCGGGTCGAGCCGACGCGGCCGAATTGGGGCGGTGTTGCCGCCGGTCTCGTGCCGGACACGAGATTTTTTGTTTCCACTCACGACGGACCGACGGGAAAACCTGTCCTGCTCAACCGCGGCGCAGGCGGCGCCAGCCGAGAACCGCGCCGCTTCCCGACACCACCAGGCCGAGGGCGCTGAAGGCGACGATCACCGTCAGCCGCAGGGCCGGGTGTTGCGCCAGGGGGCCGGCATCGAGGGTGTGGAGGGCATCGAACAGCCAGCGGTTCGTCCGCCCGCTGCGGTCGGTCCGCCCCAGGATCGTGCCGGTGGCGGGATCGATGTGGAACCAGGTTCCGGCCGGATCGTCGAAGGCGAGCCGCAGGACCGGCAGGGGCGGGGCGCCGTGGCGGTCGTACCAGTAGGCATCCGGCGCCTCGAGCCGGGTCACGGAGCGCAACGCCGCCCCCGGCAGCATCGCGCGGGCCGCCGCCACGATCGCGTCCGGCGTCGGGGCGGTGCCGCAGCACGGGGCCGCGCCGCCCGGGCCGGTGGCGACGACGATGGGTTTTCCGCCGATCCAGGCGAAATCGAGCGCGGCGGTGCCGGCGGGCGCTCCCGCGAGGGCGTCGGTCCGAGCGGGGAAGACGGGGGCCGTCTGCCCTGCATAGGCCGCCCGCATGGCGGCGTCGGGCGCGCGGGGCCCGAACCAGCCGCGCGGGTTCATCGACAGCCAGCCGCTGAGCAGGAAGGTGACGACGACGAGGCCGCCCGCCACGCCGACGAGGTGGTGCCAGGCGGCCCAGCCGCGATACGGCGTGAGTCGGCCGCGCATCAGCCGGACGAAGCCCAGCACGTAGCCGCTCACTCCCCCGGCGAGGGCGATGCCTGAGACCCACAGCACCACGTCCTGCCACAGCCCCGCCCGCGCCCGCAGCGGCGTGAGGTAGATCCAGTGGGTCACGGCGCCGGCCCAGTTCCACACCCGCTCGGTCCGGGTGGTGTCGAGGGCGAGCTCCCCCGTGGCCGCGGAGAGGTACAGCTCGGTCCCGGCCGCGTCGCTTAAGCCCACGAGGCGGAACGGCCGCAGCGGATCGAAGCGCGCCGTCACCGTCCACTGGTCGCGGGTGACGAGGCCGAGATCGACCGTGTGGCGGGAAGCCGGATGGGTGGCGGCGAGCGCCGCCGCAGCCTCCCCGGTGAGGGGCGGGAACGGTTCGCCGGTCACCGCCGAGAGCGCCTGGCGCCGCCCGTCTCCTTGCGTGATCCAGTAGGCGGGCTCGGATCCCCGCATCGCCAGGGTGAGGCGGGCGGGAAAGCGCGGGCTCCCCGACCGCTCCAGCGCACCCTGCGGCGTCAGCCGCACGGCGTCGAGGCGGAGCGTCCCCAAGGCCGCGACCCGCTCCGCCTCGGTGAGGGCGGGGAAGCCGACGGCCAGCATCACCAGCCCGGAGACGAACCAGGTGACGATGAAGAGCGCGGTCGCGATGCCGAGCCAGCGATGGCCGAGATGCAGCCATCGCTTCAGGCGCTTGACGACACCTTTCATCAGAACGTGACGTGATAGGCGAGCTCGACCGAGCGCGGGCGGCCGAGCAGCCAGGAATTGGTGTTGCCCGAGATCGCGTAGAGCTGGTCGGTGAGGTTGTAGCCGCGCAGCGACAGGCGCGAGGTCGGCGTCACCTGCCAGTCGAGGGTGGCGTTGAGGAGCGTGTAGCCCGGCCGCTTCACCGTATTGGCGAAGTCGCTGAAGACCGGCCCGACATCGTTGACGCCGAGCCGCGCCACCCAGCCCGGCGCGAAGGCGTAGGCCAGCCAGACATTGGTGACGCGCTGGGGCACGTCGACCGGGACGTTGCCGGTAAACGACACCGCGGCGCCGTTGATCGTCTGGGCGAAGTTGTCGTAGCGGGCCCGCAGCAGGGCGGTGTTGGCCTCGATGCGCCACGCATCGGACAATTGGTAGGCGAAGGCGACCTCGACGCCGCGGGACGACTGGCTGCCGACCTGGGCCACCTCCGTCGGCCGGTCGGGGATCGGGGTCAGCAGGTTGTCCTTGCGGATGTGGTAGGCGGCGAAGGTCCACTCGCCGCGGCCATTGTCGAACAGGCCCTTGGCGCCGGCCTCGACCTGTTCGCCGGTGGCGAGCTGGAACTGCGACTGCGCCACGCTGGTGGTGATCAGGCTGCCGAGGGGATCGGCGGCGGTGGCGTATTGCGCGTAGAGGGCGAGGTCGGGTGTCGGGGTGTAGACGGCGCCGACGCGGGTGCTGACCGAATCGAAGGTTTTTTCGAAGGCGGCACCCGCGAGCGGCCGGTTCACCGCCACCCGGGGCGCGTCGTAGCGGACCCCGGTCACCAGGGCGAGTTGCGGCGTCAGTTCCAGCCGGTTCTCGGCGAAGACCGAGGCCTGGCGGGTGCGCGAGACGATGTCGGTGCGGGTCCCCGTGACGTTGATGAAGCGCCCTTGGGCGAAATTGTACGGATCGACGACGCTCTCGCCGTCGAAGGGGGAGTTGCTGTCGCGGCGGAAATCGACGTGGTTGACGTCGAAGCCCACGACCGTCGACGTTTTGAAGCCGAACAGGCTGCCGCGGAACGTCGCATCGAGGCGGTTGCCGATCTGCTCCTCGTGATGGAAGATCTCGATGTAGTCGCTGCGCCGGATCAGGCCGGTCGCCGGCTGGTAGGTGTATTGCTCGACGTCGCGCCAATGCCGCTCGGTCGAGAGCCGGTAGGCGGTGTTGCGGATCGTGATGTCGGGGGTGGGGTTCCACTCGGTGCGCAACTGCGTCCAGTTGTCGAACCAGGCGATCTGCGAATCCTGGATGTTGTAGTTGGTGAAGCGCAAGCGGTCGGGCACCCGGGTGCCGACGAGCGGCGAGCCCCAGTAGCGGGTCGGCTCGTTATAGCCGAGATCGTGCGAGAGGGTGACGCTCAGGTCGGGCGCCGCCCGCCAGGTCACCGCGGCCGAGAGGGCGACATCACGGAAGTCGCCGTCGGGCTTCACCCAGCCGTCGGCCCGGTTGCCGCTCAGATTGAACCGGTAGGCCAGGTTCTCGCCGACCGGCCCGCCGCTGTCGAGGGCGAGCCGCGCCAGGCCGTCCGAGCCGATCGCCGCCCGCGCCTCGCCGATGGGCGTGAAGACCGGCTTCTTCGGCACCACGTTGATGATGCCGCCGATCGCGCCCTCGCCGTAGAGCACCGAGGCCGGGCCGCGCAGGACCTCGATCCGCTCCGCCGACCAGGTGTCGAACGGGAAGGTGACCGTGCCGGCCCCGACATAGAGCCGCGTGCCGTCATAGAGCTGCTGCACCGAGCCGGCCCCGGCGAAGCCCCTCGCCGTGAAGGCGAGGTTGCCGTTGCCGGGCGCCGCGATGCTGGTGATGCCGACGGCGTTCTGGGTCACCGCCTCCTCGACGGTGTTCTGGCCCCGGGCCCGGACGGTCTCGCCGCTGATGATGTCGAGGCTCGCCGGGGTCTCGAGCGGGGTGAGGCCGAGGCGGGACCCCGAGCGCGACGGCGTCGCGAGGTTGAGGCCGGGCGCGGCCTCCTCGCGGTTGCGGCCCCCCGCGACGTCGATGCGGTCGAGGCTGATCTCCTCGGCGCAAGCAGGGGCGGCAACGAGCAGGACGGTGGCGGCGAGGGCGGTGGAGCGACGGGCGCGGAGCGCGGGCATGGAAGAGTCCAGGGCAGGATGGCGCCCCGTCCGTAGCCGGTCTCGCAAAAAATGTAACGTTATAAAGTTACATTTCCACTCTCCCGGACGATCTGCAGGACGCATTGCGCGCGTCCTGTCGGCGGATCGGGAGGGGAGGGGAGCGAGCATGGCGGGACGGCGCGAGGCTGTGGCACGTCACCGCGAACGACAGCGGGGCGAAGGCTCCTCGCCTCTCGCCTCGACACCCATCAGGACACCCCGCCCGACGTGCTCGCGTGTGACCACGGCTGACGGCAGGTCTCCTGGCTCACGGGTCAGCGCCTGCCATCGTCTTCCCAGGGAGCGTCGAGGATCCCCAGTGACGTAAGGTGATGGAAGGCTCGCCGCTTACAGTTGCGGGGGCAGCCGCGGCTTCGGGCTCGTCACCCTCACCGCGTTCCCTTTTGATCCCCGGAGGGAACCGTCGGAGGCAAGCTTAGCGATTCGGTTACGAAGGAGCAATGGTGATCGCGCGGTCGCTCACGGGAGCGATGCGCGGCGCCTCGCCGGATGGGCCGCCCGCGCAGTGGCGATCCGGTCCACTGTCCCCCCGGTCGATAGCGCAACGCGGCGCGGAGCCCGGCGACCTGTCGCAACGGCAGACTTGACGCCCTAAAATATTAGTGCACCAATGGATGAAAGTATGGAGCGATCCGTCGTCGCTCAAGGGCCGGCAGAGCCCGCAGGCAGCAAAACGGGGGAAACATGACGATCACACGCCGCAATGCGGTCGCGGGGCTCGCGGCCGGGGCGGGGCTCGTCCTCGGCGGGCGCGCCTGGGCGAACCTCGCCCTGCCGACCTCGCCCGTCGTCGTCACGGTGGTGGATGTCGCGGGCAACCTGGCGCTCACCCAGAAGGCGATCGAGGCCTATCGCCGGGCAAAGCCCGGCATCGTCTCGCGCTTCGCCTTCACCAAGGCGCCGGCGCCGGAACTGCCCTCGAAGCTGAAGGCCCAGCAGGCCGCCGGCCGGGTCGACATCGACCTTGTGCTCACCGGCACCGACGGCATCGCCGCCGGCATCGAGCAGACGCTGTGGATCGACCTGAAGCCCTATGCCGGGCAGTTGCCGAAGCCCGCCGACATCTATCAGCCCGCCGCGCTCAGGCTGAACGGCCTGGCGCAGGGCCGGGGCCTGTGCGTCGCCTGGTACCCGTCGGGCCCGCTGATCGAGTACATGCCCGAGCGGGTGAAGACGGTGCCGACGAGCGCCGAGGAGCTTCTGGCCTGGGCGCGCCAGAACAAGGGCAAGTTCATGTATGCCCGTCCGGCCAATTCCGGTCCCGGCCGCACCTGGATCATGGGCCTGCCCTACATCCTCGGCGACAAGGACCCCAAGGACCCGGACAAGGGCTGGGACAAGACCTGGGACTACCTGAAGGCGATCGGCGAGACGGTCGACTACTACCCGGGCGGCACCTCGCAGACGATGAAGGAACTGGGCGAGGGCAGCCGCGACATCATCGTCTCGACCACCGGCTGGGACATCAATCCCCGCGTGCTCGGCGTCGTGCCGGCCGAGGCCAGGGTCGGGACGCTGAAGGATTTCCGCTGGGTGGCGGACGCCCATTACATGGCGGTGCCGAAGGGCGTGCCCGAGGAGAAGCTCGCGGTCATCCTCGACCTGATGGCCTTCCTGCTCCAGCCGGCGCAGCAGGCCTATACCTACGACGAGGGCTACTTCTATCCGGGCCCTGCCGTGAAGGGCGTCACCCTCGACATGGCCCCGCCGGAGAGCCGCGCGGCGATCAAGGACTTCGGCCGGCCCGAATACGACCGGATGATCGCCGACCACCCGATCGAGATGCCGCTCGACGCCGACAGGATGGTGGTGGCCTTCCGCCGCTGGGACGAGCAGGTCGGCTCCGGCAAGAAGCGGTGAGCCATGCCCGATACACGACAGCGTCCGGCCTTATGCCACCCGCAACCTCATCCTGAGGTGTCAGTCCATCAGAGATGGACTGACCTCGAAGGAGGGCTCCAGTTGGCTCGGAGACTTCTGGAGCCCTCCTTCGAGGTCAGTCGATCGAAGATCGACTAACACCTCAGGATGAGGTCGCGGGTGGGATAAGGCCGGTGCCGCACATGAACCGTCCCGTCGTGTACAGTGGCGTTGCGATTGGTCGCTACTCTATATATTCTATTTTGCCGCATTTTCTATGACGAGCCAGTCTCCGCTTCGTCGGGAAATGCTCTAACGCCGCAATGGTCGCCCGCAAAGAGGCGACGCGGCAGGAGAGGACACCGATGGCACGCCATCACGAGGCGCCGCAGGACCTGTGCTTGAGCGGCCTGAGCCGCCGGTTCGGCGCGATGACCGCCCTCGACGGGCTCGACCTGACGATCCGGGGCGGCGAGTTCATCGCGCTCCTCGGCCCGTCGGGCTGCGGCAAGTCGACGGCGCTCAACTGCATCGCCGGGCTCCTGCCGCTTACCGGCGGGTCGATCCATCTCGGCGAGCGCCGCATCGACCGGCTGAAGCCCGAGGAGCGCGGCTTCGGCATGGTGTTCCAGAGCTATGCGCTCTTCCCGCACATGACCGTGGCGAAGAATGTCGGCTTCGGCCTCGCCATGCGGGGCATCAAGGGCCAAGAGGCCGCGCGCCGGGTCGAGGATGCGCTGGCCCTGGTGCGGCTGCAATCGCAGGCCGCCAAGCTCCCG
This sequence is a window from Methylobacterium sp. SyP6R. Protein-coding genes within it:
- a CDS encoding TonB-dependent receptor, with product MPALRARRSTALAATVLLVAAPACAEEISLDRIDVAGGRNREEAAPGLNLATPSRSGSRLGLTPLETPASLDIISGETVRARGQNTVEEAVTQNAVGITSIAAPGNGNLAFTARGFAGAGSVQQLYDGTRLYVGAGTVTFPFDTWSAERIEVLRGPASVLYGEGAIGGIINVVPKKPVFTPIGEARAAIGSDGLARLALDSGGPVGENLAYRFNLSGNRADGWVKPDGDFRDVALSAAVTWRAAPDLSVTLSHDLGYNEPTRYWGSPLVGTRVPDRLRFTNYNIQDSQIAWFDNWTQLRTEWNPTPDITIRNTAYRLSTERHWRDVEQYTYQPATGLIRRSDYIEIFHHEEQIGNRLDATFRGSLFGFKTSTVVGFDVNHVDFRRDSNSPFDGESVVDPYNFAQGRFINVTGTRTDIVSRTRQASVFAENRLELTPQLALVTGVRYDAPRVAVNRPLAGAAFEKTFDSVSTRVGAVYTPTPDLALYAQYATAADPLGSLITTSVAQSQFQLATGEQVEAGAKGLFDNGRGEWTFAAYHIRKDNLLTPIPDRPTEVAQVGSQSSRGVEVAFAYQLSDAWRIEANTALLRARYDNFAQTINGAAVSFTGNVPVDVPQRVTNVWLAYAFAPGWVARLGVNDVGPVFSDFANTVKRPGYTLLNATLDWQVTPTSRLSLRGYNLTDQLYAISGNTNSWLLGRPRSVELAYHVTF
- a CDS encoding extracellular solute-binding protein, which translates into the protein MTITRRNAVAGLAAGAGLVLGGRAWANLALPTSPVVVTVVDVAGNLALTQKAIEAYRRAKPGIVSRFAFTKAPAPELPSKLKAQQAAGRVDIDLVLTGTDGIAAGIEQTLWIDLKPYAGQLPKPADIYQPAALRLNGLAQGRGLCVAWYPSGPLIEYMPERVKTVPTSAEELLAWARQNKGKFMYARPANSGPGRTWIMGLPYILGDKDPKDPDKGWDKTWDYLKAIGETVDYYPGGTSQTMKELGEGSRDIIVSTTGWDINPRVLGVVPAEARVGTLKDFRWVADAHYMAVPKGVPEEKLAVILDLMAFLLQPAQQAYTYDEGYFYPGPAVKGVTLDMAPPESRAAIKDFGRPEYDRMIADHPIEMPLDADRMVVAFRRWDEQVGSGKKR
- a CDS encoding putative bifunctional diguanylate cyclase/phosphodiesterase, which translates into the protein MALHLKQFPRFLAERRGPVIIGLIVVVVLWIGVAAKHENDVRGALQDSERTTHNFAMVFEENVLRSIGEIDKSLLYMRRSIENRAGKEDYATIVNTTDLLSEIIVQVAIIGPDGVMRASNAGPQPPPATDLSDREHFRIHVETSDDVLYISRPVIGRASGRVSVQISRRFRGPDGEFGGVVVASLNPSHLTRFYDKIDLGTPASISLIGSDGVVRSSGGVGGGFGVGADLTRTETYRKIRSGRSGTFTLTMPDGAESRLVTIRKVREHPLWVSVSVPESEIYKDSRATLRMDALTAAILTLLVGIAVEKLLRIEAKRSEAEARVVRLASLDPLTDLPNRRVFRASLEAMAETARATPEATFAVMFLDLDRFKIVNDTLGHKVGDHLLQAVGDRLAAVLAPGQLLARLGGDEFALLVPRAGGRDAIEALARRIAAAVLPPFEIGSHQIRSSVSIGIAVGPADGGSADDLLIAADLALYAVKGGKRGTFRFYDRQMSEGLEERRQIEADLRRAIERGELELHYQPSVTLKSGEIAGFEALARWRHPERGNVPPSLFIAIAEECGLIHALGEWSLEEACRQAATWPERLKIAVNLSPVQFSGPDLVGMVRGVLERTGLPAHRLELEITEQMLLDSGEATLAILRELKALGLHVAMDDFGTGYSSLNYLRSFPFDRIKVDRSFVTGLGTAAQNAAIVRAVIDIARVLGMRTTAEGIETADQQRVLALLGCDEVQGYLFSRPVPAAEVRTLIGRWCPENRKAKTLAA
- a CDS encoding PepSY domain-containing protein produces the protein MKGVVKRLKRWLHLGHRWLGIATALFIVTWFVSGLVMLAVGFPALTEAERVAALGTLRLDAVRLTPQGALERSGSPRFPARLTLAMRGSEPAYWITQGDGRRQALSAVTGEPFPPLTGEAAAALAATHPASRHTVDLGLVTRDQWTVTARFDPLRPFRLVGLSDAAGTELYLSAATGELALDTTRTERVWNWAGAVTHWIYLTPLRARAGLWQDVVLWVSGIALAGGVSGYVLGFVRLMRGRLTPYRGWAAWHHLVGVAGGLVVVTFLLSGWLSMNPRGWFGPRAPDAAMRAAYAGQTAPVFPARTDALAGAPAGTAALDFAWIGGKPIVVATGPGGAAPCCGTAPTPDAIVAAARAMLPGAALRSVTRLEAPDAYWYDRHGAPPLPVLRLAFDDPAGTWFHIDPATGTILGRTDRSGRTNRWLFDALHTLDAGPLAQHPALRLTVIVAFSALGLVVSGSGAVLGWRRLRRG